Within the Butyrivibrio sp. AE3004 genome, the region ATAAAAAATTCTAAGTTATGCTGCGAAAACGCAGAAAGGAGAAAAATGAATATAACACTTGAGGCAATTGAAAAGGTAATGGAACTTACAGGAGTTGAGTACAAGGCTGCTAAGGAGGCCCTTGAGAAGACTGAGGGCAACGTTGATGAGGCAGTAAAGCTTATTCAGCCTGCTACAAAGGACATCGGTGAAGACATTAAGAACCTCATGGATAATCTTAAAAAGACCGTTGAGGAAGGAAATGTTGACAGAATCCAGATCAAGAAGGATGACGAGATTGTACTTAGTGTTCCTGTAAATGTAGGAATCATCGGTGGTATCCTCGGTCTTGCAGCAGCACCCTGGGCGCTTATTGCAGGATCTGTAGCAGCATTCGGTCTTGGATGCAAGCTTGTTGTTGTGAAGAAAGATGGTACAACAGACGAAGTTAAGTAAAACTGAATATTTTATATTCCCGGAGTTTTGATTTTTTCAATACTCCGGGTTTTTTTACGTTATAATATTATAGATTCCTGAATGTCTTCAAAAATTCAGGAATCGCAAGAAGTCATACAACATAGTATTGTTGAAATTCTGGAATAGGTAACAGCTCAAAACGATTTATGCCAAAAGGTATTTGTGGAGTGAAAAATGCTTACAAATAGTGAGATTAAGGAAATTGCGATAAGACAATCTGCAGAAGATATCGGCTGTAAAGCGGAGGATTTTTTGTCCGGGAAAAATATCGTTTGTCGATTCCGTTTAGGGAAAAATGCCCGCAGGTATTATAAAGAGCCAATTGCCTGTAACTTTGTTTCTTATGGCAATAATGTGGTTGCTGCTGCAACGGATGAAGTGGCGGATTTGGTCTCGGAATATATCAAAAAATATGAGTTTTATCATCTTTTAGAGACTCCAAATATGCACTGGCTTGGAGAAAGACTCGCAGAACGTGGATATAAGGTATGTTTCATGGCGGAGTATTACCTTCCTGAAGTAGAAAGGATTCCTGATCTGGAATGTGCCTATGAAACAAGGATACTGGGGCAGGAGGATTTTGAGGGGTTATATCTTCCTGAGTGGAGTAACGCTCTATGCAGTGACCGTAAACAATTGGATGTTCTTGGAATCGGTGCTTATGACAACGACAGGCTGATTGGGTTTGCAGCATGTTCTGCAGACTGTGATGAGATGTGGCAGATAGGCGTCGATGTTCTTCCTGATTACAGGCAGAAGGGAATTGCATCCGCACTTACAAGCAGGCTTGCAAAAGAAATTCTTAGCAGAGGGAAGGTGCCTTTTTACTGTTCTGCATGGTCAAATATCAGATCAGCGGGAAATGCAGTTAAAAGCGGTTTTATTCCTTCATGGGTTGAAATGACGGTAAAACCTGCAAGAACAGTTGATGAGATGAATTAAAGAGATTGTGTGAAAAGGGTTAAATTTGGTGAGGTTGATAACAAATGAGTAAGAAAATAGCAGTTCTTTTCCCGGGGATAGGGTATCATTGTGACAAGCCACTGCTTTATTATTCCAGGAAGCTGGCTAAGCAGTATGATTATCGGATAAAAGAAATACAATATGATTTTGACGGTGAAATACTTGATGTGAAGAATAATAAGGCTCGTATGATGGAAGCTATAGAGGAATTCACTCTACAGGCAAAAGATCAGCTCTCAGAGATTTCTTTTGAAAAATATGACAATATTGTTTTTGTCGGAAAGAGTATTGGAACAGCAATTGCTGCGCGGCTTGCAAGTAAAAAAGATTTACCGGTAAGGCAGGTAGTTCTCACACCGGTTGAAGATACTCTTAAGAATCTTCCTAAGGAGGATGTAGTAGTTTTTCATGGATTAAGTGATCCATGGTGTGAGAATGACATTGTAGAAGATGCGCAGAAAAAAATTGGATTTGAACTTCATCTTATCGAAGATGCGAATCATTCTCTTGAAACGGGAAATGCATTAAAGGATATAAATATTTTGAAGGAAGTGATAAGGAGAGTTGATGAGTATTTGTCTTATAGTAAGATAACTTCATAAATACTATAAGATAAAAAGGCGCTTCGCTGTGGATACACATCGGTACTAAAGGGATATCATTGAGTTTTATGAGGATAGCGACGGATGTTTTTTAAGAAGAAAACTGCTAAGAAATCATACGATAAAGAAAATAAAAGACCGGTAATTAAGGCCAGTATATGCAATGGTGAGCAGGTTGCCGGTTTTCAGGATATCCATACAGGGATATTTGAAGAAGTCATGCTGATAAGAAATGCTGAAGATCTGTTTCAATTTAAGAATGAGTATGGAATCGATGGGAACATAGAGAAGATTTACTGAGGCTTCCTATGAAAATATTGAGAAAACCTATTCTGTATTAATATAAAAAAATGAGTAAGGGTACTGCCGGGGGTTAAGCCCCGGGCAGTACCCTTATAATGTGATAAGTATCATGCATGTGCAAGTTGTCTTCCAAGATCTTCACACAAAGATATGGCATCCTCATCAGGAGCGCTATTTGCAATTACTCCTTCACCGCCGATTATAGAAGCGCCGGCACTAACGAGTCTGTCCTGCCAGTCTCTCATCCATTGACCATCTCCCCAACCATAAGAACCAAACAATGCGACTTTCTTTCCGTTACATTTTGTTTCATAATCTGCCATGAAGGGTTCTACAGTTCCCTCTTCAAGCACTTCTGCACCCATAGCAGGGCATCCAAAAGCGATTACTGATTCATTTGCAGCATCTGATGGACTGAGAGAATCAAATGTAGTTACCTCAGCTTCACCACCTGCACTTCTGATACCATCCGCAACAGCATCGGCCATCGCCTGTGTATTTCCGCTTCCGCTCCAAAAAACAACCTTAACTTTACTCATACTTTTACTCATCCTTTCTTAGCATGTGATAGAATTGGCAATGCTTATGAAAAAGAAGTTAGCATATGCTAACTTCTTTTTCAATATATGTATCTGATAATAATTCTCGTATGCCTTTTTAAGACATCATGTAGCGGGAAAGCTGTAATAAAACCTTATAAAAAAGAAAACAGCTCTTGAAAAAATGGTTAGTTGATGCTAACATATAATTCGAATGATAATTTTTATCATGACCAAAGTCGATAGATGTAAGCCCGTTTTATGCGGGTTTATATTTTAAAACCAAGTTAGCAATAACTAACTTGTTGAAAGGGAGAGGGACAATGGGGGATCAGATGCTAATCAGGTTATGTTCACCAACACTGGCCGGGTTAAAGACCGGGAATCTTTTTACCGTGGATATTGATGATCGTGAGAAGTTTAACAGTGAAGTCCGTGAGTTTAACAGCAGACTTTCAGGAAAAGGAATACGTATGATTCCTGTAAAGTATTCTGAGGGATATGTGCTTATTTATCTGTACAGACCGGCCTTTTTGAAAAGAGATCTTGCAAATGAGGAAGCATGTAGGATTTTGAAGGAAAAAGGATATTCCTACAGAAATGCTGATCAGTGTGTAGCTGAACTTGCAAAGCATTTGGCAAAGGATCCGTCTTTTCCTCACGAGATAGGCCTTTTTCTTGGTTATCCTGTCGCAGACGTAAGGGGATTCATGAAAAGCCCTGAGGAGGGCGTGAAGTATACGGGATTCTGGAAGGTTTACGGTGACAAGGATGCTGCACTTAAAACTTTTGATAAGTATAAAAAGTGTACGGAAATTTACAGCAAGGCCCATAGGAACGGAATATCACTGGAGCAGCTTACAGTTGTGAGCTAAGGAGGCAGGAGGATGGACAATGTGAAAATAGTCGAAGCTTTAAAAGAAAGCGGGATGAGAGTTACTAAACAGAGAATGATTGTCGCAGATGTTATTGCGGATAATGACGGAGCCAGCTGTAAAGATATCTGCTGTATTGTGCGTCATAAGGATTCCTCAATTGGTGTTGCCACTGTATACCGAATGATCAAAGCACTTGAGGATATCGGAGTTATAGAACGAATAGACATGATAAAGCTTAGATGAGGAAAATGAACCTCAAGTCTGCTATAATTAGAAACCGAGGGGAAAAAAGGTTTGAAAAAGGAGATTTGGGGTAATGAAGAAAAAGAAACTATTAAAGGTACTGGGTATCGTTGCGGGGGTGATAGTGGTCCTGGCAATAGGCGGATCTGTTGCTATGGGCGGATATATATGTGATCAGATTCTGTATCAGAACAGAAACAATGACACTATTTCTAATAGCGTTAAACAGCTTGAGGTCTATGGATATGATCTTGATGGTTTTTATAAAAAGTATACAGGAGAAGATATAAGCGCAGAAGCTGAAGACGGAAACATTGTGCCTGCAACATATTTTGACAACGGAAGTGATGAATGCGTAGTTCTTGTTCATGGAGCAGGCGGTGACCGCGTAGCTGTATACCCTCAAGCAGAAGCATATCTTGACAGAGGTTATGATGTTATAGCGCTTGACCAAAGGGGAAGCGGAGTTAATCCCGATCCCAAGGTTACATTTGGAATTCATGAAAAGCGTGATGTAAAGGCACTTGTTAAATATGCAAGAGAGAATCTTGGTAATGATAAAGTTATTGTGCATGGCCAGTCCATGGGCGGAATGACAACTGCATTATATGCATCAGATGTTACGCCCGGAGATGTTGATGCAGCAGATGCAGTAATCTGTGACAGCCCTGTTCCCGGAATGGAGGCATTTTTGAGACTAATGTTTGGAGATGGTCCGGAGGGGGCATATTCTGGAATGAGTAATTATCTCATTGCGGTAACTAAAACCTATATGAAGCTGTTTCACGGCATTGATTTTGCAGATGGTGACACAGTAAAAGTCGTTCAAAACGATAAACTTCCTACGATGATAGTTGTCTCCGATAAGGATGAGGTATGTCTTCCTGAGATGGTTGAGGAAGTATACGATAATGTTGGAAGCGATATCAAGACGGAGGTTCACGTTGATAGTGCTCACATAGAAGGCATAATCGATGATAAGGATTATTATATGGAGCAGGTACGTGCCTTCCTTGAGCCTTTGGGACTATACTGACAAATAAGGGGTAAATTCATTTTAGATTATTACAACATTTATATTTTTAGATCATTATGAGAGAATCGACAAATGCTCTGCCGTTAAATATAGCGGTAGAGTGTTTTTTTGTTTATAATGTAAGGGTTGTGCACTCCAAATCATGTTTGTAAATGCTTTGGAGTGAAGATGAAATGGGTTTTTGGCGGTAGGTTAAGAAATGCGTGCTAAGAAAATTATTGAATTCATATATGACTGGCTCAACGACTTAAGTATCAAGAACAAGCTGTTTCTTGTTCAATAGGAAATTCCTCCGAATTTCCTATTGAACAAAAAACGCTCCGCTATGGATGCGCACTCGCGCGTAAGGTATATGTTGCATAAATGCAACCGCGCTCGGCGCGAGCATGTTGCGAGCAACATGCTTTTTTATGAACCAGAAATATGTAGTATACTAATCATATGAATTGCACGATAAAACTTAGTAAAGAGGAAAATATGAAGAAAGATAATATTATACTTATTGGAATGCCGACTTCAGGTAAGAGCACCATGGGTGTTGTACTTGCAAAAATACTTGGATACAACTTCGTTGATGCAGATCTGGTGATACAAAAGCGGGAAGGGAAAAAGCTATCCGAAATCATCGAAGAACAGGGAATTGAGAGATTCATTGAGATTGAGAACAGAATTAATTCAGAGATTGAGGAAGAAAAGAGCGTCATTGCTACCGGGGGTAGTGTGGTTTACGGAAAAGAGGCAATGGAGCATTATAAGAATATCGGTAAGATTGTCTATCTTAAGCTTGATATGGAAGAACTGACAAACCGTCTCCATGATGCTAAGCAGCGAGGCGTAGTAATGAAAGAAGGCCAGACACTTTCATCTCTTTATGATGAGAGAAGCTCACTTTATGAAAAATATGCAGACATTACTATTGATGAAAAAAATCATAACCTTGAGGAAGTGGTAGAGCTTACCCTGGAAGCGCTTGGGATGAATTGATAATAGATGAGGAGGTATCTTATGGCGAAATGTGTAAATTGCGGAAGAGAATTAGAAGGTAATGAGAGATTTTGTCCCAATTGTGGAAGTCCCATAGGGAATGGTAACAGCTCGAATGATATCGCAGAATTGACACAAGCAATAAAGCTTCTTGTATTCGAGAACAGGACTCAAAACGAGAAGATCATTAAGCTATTGGATAATCAGAACAAGATGATCTGTGAACTTGGAAAAATGGTGGCAACCATTTCCAAGTACCAGATTGTAAATACCATATTCAAGGATTAAGCATCAGAAATCCTTTTTAAATGAAGAATAAAAATGAAGCAGCTACGAGACCGGCTAGTATCGAAAATGATATTATGCCGGTTGCTTTTTCTTTTACGGTCTCTGTATCTATATAACGATTATTAAAACGAACTGTATCTATAATCTTAGGTGAAGCTTCCTTTGCAAAAACATTTTTTGTATTATTATTATTTCGCATTGATCCATCCTCCCATAAACACTAAATATTTATTAGTTATTTCAACATTTAGTGGTTTTAAAAGATTATATATACAACATATAAAAACTTTATAAACTTGATGGAAAAATACTATTAAATTACAAAATACTAAAATAGGTATTGAAATTTTTATTTTTTTGGAGAAAAGAAATGGTAGAATGATGATAAATATCTATGTTTTCTGAATATAATAAGAAAAAATTGAAAATTATCTTTCATTAAGGACCCGCTTATAGTAATATTATAAACGGATTCCCAAATGATCCTCTATTATATAGTTCCCTCTATATAACTTGGTCCAGCCTATGGCTGGATCATTATATGAAAAATCAATCAGGTTCCCTCACGGTAAGGTTCTTAGAGAAGTTTCCCAAATGTTCCTCAATTCATATACCGCTCTGAATGACTTTCTTCGACAATCAATATATCACATATCAAAATGCGGTGCTTGGACGCTTTTATGCCTATAAGCCCACCTTTTTCCCCTTGGATAAAACCTATATTCCGACTAAATCTCCCTTTGATTACCCCTTGATTTTGACTAAAGGAAAGCATTCATTTGCCTGCAAGGGTGCAACAAAAAAGGAGAGTAATAAACTCTCCTCAATAAACAAAAGTTGATATCTGTATAGACGTTGCCGGATCATGTTCCATACCCGAGCATAAGATCAAATCGTCCTTCTTCTTTTTGTATTTTTTCCAATAGACTCTGCCAATCACCGAGGCTCTCCAGACATCTCTGCCAGAAGTAGATGCCAAAAAGCATGACAGCCTCTTCTTTTCGGTATGAGAATTTGTGCGAATCAAGGTCTAAAGCAAGATAAACATCAGTGTTGTTATAGTCCTCTTCGGAAACATATAACATATCGAGAATATTATAGTAAAGCATGCCAAGATTTGCTTCTTCCTCAGTCGGAGCATTAACCTTAAATTTCTTCAGCTCTTCGAGAGTGTCATAAAGAATTCCTTCTGTTTTTTCATCATTAAGAATCTGCATGACCATCTTATCTACAGCTGCCTGCTCAATTTCGGTTTCGCTTATAAAATGCCTGTATACAAATGGTGCAACCTTTTCAAGGGAATCCTTACCCATTACTCCGTAATTGAACATATCACGGTTTTGCATATAAAATTTGTAGCATTTTAAAATCTTCTCAATATTTTTATAGGTCTTTTTATCGTAATTAACATTAAATAGTCCACCGGACAGTTCTATAAGCCTTTTTGCACGTGTTTCTTTCACATTCTCTTCCCCACATTTCAAAATTCTCCCCTCAAATTTGTCAAATGTAAGTGTGACAATAAATTAACATAAATTATAACATAATGAAAAAAGGTTTGTAAATTTTTTGCGAAATAATTTTAACAAAAATGTAATATTTATTCGTAATGATATTTTTATATGAAAATTTCATAACTTACACTAAATATAAATAAAACGTGTTAGCATATAATTATTCCTTAGTTTATAGAGGAGGTATATTATGCGTTTATTCATAGCGATTGTCCTTGATGAAAACATGACTGATGCGCTCACGGAGATGCAGGATGATCTGATGAGGGTTGGAGTGAAGGGCGGATATACAAGGCCCGAGAATCTTCACATAACCCTTGCGTTTCTCGGAGAAAATG harbors:
- a CDS encoding DUF4342 domain-containing protein produces the protein MNITLEAIEKVMELTGVEYKAAKEALEKTEGNVDEAVKLIQPATKDIGEDIKNLMDNLKKTVEEGNVDRIQIKKDDEIVLSVPVNVGIIGGILGLAAAPWALIAGSVAAFGLGCKLVVVKKDGTTDEVK
- a CDS encoding GNAT family N-acetyltransferase — its product is MLTNSEIKEIAIRQSAEDIGCKAEDFLSGKNIVCRFRLGKNARRYYKEPIACNFVSYGNNVVAAATDEVADLVSEYIKKYEFYHLLETPNMHWLGERLAERGYKVCFMAEYYLPEVERIPDLECAYETRILGQEDFEGLYLPEWSNALCSDRKQLDVLGIGAYDNDRLIGFAACSADCDEMWQIGVDVLPDYRQKGIASALTSRLAKEILSRGKVPFYCSAWSNIRSAGNAVKSGFIPSWVEMTVKPARTVDEMN
- a CDS encoding alpha/beta family hydrolase codes for the protein MSKKIAVLFPGIGYHCDKPLLYYSRKLAKQYDYRIKEIQYDFDGEILDVKNNKARMMEAIEEFTLQAKDQLSEISFEKYDNIVFVGKSIGTAIAARLASKKDLPVRQVVLTPVEDTLKNLPKEDVVVFHGLSDPWCENDIVEDAQKKIGFELHLIEDANHSLETGNALKDINILKEVIRRVDEYLSYSKITS
- a CDS encoding flavodoxin; protein product: MSKVKVVFWSGSGNTQAMADAVADGIRSAGGEAEVTTFDSLSPSDAANESVIAFGCPAMGAEVLEEGTVEPFMADYETKCNGKKVALFGSYGWGDGQWMRDWQDRLVSAGASIIGGEGVIANSAPDEDAISLCEDLGRQLAHA
- a CDS encoding DUF3793 family protein, giving the protein MGDQMLIRLCSPTLAGLKTGNLFTVDIDDREKFNSEVREFNSRLSGKGIRMIPVKYSEGYVLIYLYRPAFLKRDLANEEACRILKEKGYSYRNADQCVAELAKHLAKDPSFPHEIGLFLGYPVADVRGFMKSPEEGVKYTGFWKVYGDKDAALKTFDKYKKCTEIYSKAHRNGISLEQLTVVS
- a CDS encoding Fur family transcriptional regulator, with amino-acid sequence MDNVKIVEALKESGMRVTKQRMIVADVIADNDGASCKDICCIVRHKDSSIGVATVYRMIKALEDIGVIERIDMIKLR
- a CDS encoding alpha/beta hydrolase; protein product: MKKKKLLKVLGIVAGVIVVLAIGGSVAMGGYICDQILYQNRNNDTISNSVKQLEVYGYDLDGFYKKYTGEDISAEAEDGNIVPATYFDNGSDECVVLVHGAGGDRVAVYPQAEAYLDRGYDVIALDQRGSGVNPDPKVTFGIHEKRDVKALVKYARENLGNDKVIVHGQSMGGMTTALYASDVTPGDVDAADAVICDSPVPGMEAFLRLMFGDGPEGAYSGMSNYLIAVTKTYMKLFHGIDFADGDTVKVVQNDKLPTMIVVSDKDEVCLPEMVEEVYDNVGSDIKTEVHVDSAHIEGIIDDKDYYMEQVRAFLEPLGLY
- a CDS encoding shikimate kinase, whose translation is MKKDNIILIGMPTSGKSTMGVVLAKILGYNFVDADLVIQKREGKKLSEIIEEQGIERFIEIENRINSEIEEEKSVIATGGSVVYGKEAMEHYKNIGKIVYLKLDMEELTNRLHDAKQRGVVMKEGQTLSSLYDERSSLYEKYADITIDEKNHNLEEVVELTLEALGMN
- a CDS encoding zinc-ribbon domain-containing protein, coding for MAKCVNCGRELEGNERFCPNCGSPIGNGNSSNDIAELTQAIKLLVFENRTQNEKIIKLLDNQNKMICELGKMVATISKYQIVNTIFKD